GAGTCTCGTCttcgtggtagagaagcttcaaagtttccaatgcccAAATATAGCTATTATCCTTCTCAtgatccataaaacaccatgccacCGTGAACGATTGCTTATCCGGGGTTCGTCCtacaatgttcaacaaaggcatgttgtacctattcgtcttataagtacaatccataaacaaaacttggtaaaatcaacgcgccaattgaatcatatcgggatgtgcaagaaaaatacgatccaccAAGCCCTCCGATGACTCATGGTGTCTCACCGTGTAGTTGTATTTGTGTACTAACCATTGCGATTCTTCCATCACCTTtcttccatcccattcaattcttttgatagttcccttggccgcataaattgtagacaatgaagaGAGGTTACTCTTTCCATCCCTCTTGAACTTACGAAGGAGcttgcttggtttaattccccaacttgttcttacttgttcgaactcgtgcggtttcaacttggCAACTTGACAATTCCCAACAAGAGTTtccggatctttatggttatgccaaccaacatcaactctacTCATTCTCCACACGTTACCggtttctttgttcctccaaaatgtaatcttgaatgggcatccacacttctttgacttcgtcTTGTACACCCTGTCGTattcttatcatacacataaccctttctcttgtgacttgCGTCCGGCGACCCATAacactcgcataccatttcaaaccgtGTATCTTTTTGTTGGGTATTTTTCACTAGAACGCACATCTTCGCTTTTGCTTTCTCAACAATCCAATTGACCGCGTCCTTTTTATCCTCTCACTCCAAATCATTAGCGTAATGTGCGGAAGTATCAGTACCCCTAGTACTGTGATCTTGAGGCTGATCCgtcatcggtaccaatgcaacaatctataaaacatcaaaagttagttGACATATACTACAATAGTCGGCATGGTCTACATAAAAAACAGTACCGACCATACAATAGCCGGCATGATATAAAAACTTTTCATTGCCGACCATataaaagtcggcaaggtcgatgaTTCCAAAACCCTGCCGTCTTAAACATGTTCCAAATATGTCTCCTGTGCTGCAAAAATTAAATAGTCGGCAAGGTTCAAATTTTATAACCTGTCGGCTATGTTACTACTGAGGAAACGTCGGCAGGTTTTAATTTTTAGAACCTTCCGACCACATTACTGCTCATGAAAAGTCGGTATTTTCTTCAAGAGAAATAATGCCGGCGAGTGTGGTCGTTAAGGTCGACAATCGTCGACTTTTCCGATACTTGGCAGCAAAAGtgaaaaaaacaaatataaaatccATCTttttgcatggaaaaatcacatTCTTCACCACGTAACCTTTGTACCTGATTATTTTCATCTCCCTTTTCTTGTAATGGTTCAATAGGTTCTTCATGTGGCTCAACACATTCATCACTTCCAtaaccatcttgagtttgaggaaaataaaagtgagcaTCATGCAaataatccatttgatcatgatttggtagatcatcatacaagtactcatctGTAGGAGGGAAATTTGAAAGCTCCCACTATAAAAACAGGTCCTATTAGTGAGGGTTTTTTTAGGGGCGTCACAAATAGTTACTATTTGTGAGGGTGTTTTGACCAACCGTAGGAAATGGTAGGATTAGTCAATGGAAGAGTTTTATTTGGTCGGTTTGGTGCTTCCGACATAAGAAATAATTTCCCGGCAGAGTAATGGCTGCGGTTTCTCAGCCGTCACTCCGTTAATTTTTTGCCTTATCTTCTCAAAATATCtggttttattcatttttttcccCTTACCGTTATCCATTTTTCTCCGCCgctaaagaagaagagaagaattgaTAGCTAGGTTTGCTCTCGTGTCTTCTCTTCTCTGCTACCAACTTGTTCGTCTCTTCTCGATATGTTGTTCTATTAATGGATCTGTTCTATGAACAAAAGTTTTTTTAGTTCAATTCTTCTTTCGATTTTGGTTCATAAAACCAGAATTCCTTCTTTCGATTTTCGATTTTGGTTAAGAACATGGAGAAGATTGAACTGTTGTTAAGTTCACGAAGAAGAATTAAAGGGTTGTAGAAGACGGAGGAGCTTCTCAACAACCATGTCAGCGAAATAGGGAGAAGAACTAGAAAATAGGGTTTCTGagtgacatatatatatatgatttgtgCAGCGAAATAATGGGGgaaaagatgaaattgaagatggaTTAAGCTCAATTCGAGGTTAGATTTGATTTAGAAAGAAAATTTTGAATGATGGGGTTAATGATGAATGTTTACAAGTTCCAACTATTATCTCCGGTTCAGGTTAATAATTTTAATGGAGTCGAATTCAATTGTTTTGGAATAGCATAGGGTGGTGAAGATACAAATTGAAATGCTGTAGACCTCAAGTTTTTGCAGGTATCTGTATGACCCTGACCATTTTTGTTGCATCACTACACTACAAAATTAAGAAAACATCTAATGTAAACTTCATATCGTATTTCTTAATGTTGCAGTAAAGACCAATGTGCAGTCTCCTCAATCAAGCCAACAAAAAGTTCTGAAGAGGaagagaatgtttatttctaatcAGTTCAGAACCTCCGGTTGACGGCTTGACGCTGAAACAGTAAAGAGGTAAACAATTTATGTTCATGTATTTTAACCCTTACCGTACTGCTGTTAGAGGACTCTGTGGTTGGCTTACTTTATTTTTTGAAAGTCTTAAATACGTTTTGGTTGTGCCTGGATATATTTTGAACGAAAATGTGTAGAATGAAGAAGTTAATAGAAGAAACATCACATTCAGTATCTTCGAGTGACATTAAGAAGGATTGCAAATTTCGAGCTAAACAGGGGCAATGTCTAAAGTTGTAAACACGGCCAATTCACTGGAAAAGACTGAGGTATCTGATAGGGTATGGCTTTCTTATATTAGTTGAAAAAACTGTTTGTGGAAGTGTGTTTAGCTTGCTGTCTACAAACTTGTTCTCTAATTATATCGTTGCAGGCTATACGAACACCTCTAAAGAAGTTAGAAGAAGGTCCTAGTTTTGAGTATTCAAAAGATGTTATTGAACCGAAGATTCTCAACCAGATAACTCAGTGGAAGGTAATCCATCTCTCATGACATTTTAACTCTGAAATTGAACTTATGCTTCGTCATCTATCCTCATCTTTGAAACTGAATTGGCTCATACAAGATGTTTATTTGAATTGCATGTTTGAGGTTACTGGGACCTTGTTTGATCTATCAAAATTAGGCTGTGGGAACATCTACGTTGGATGACCTGACGCACCATTAGTTGGTGCACATTTTGAGTCTGTAATACAGACACACCAGTCAGCGCATTTGTTCAGGAAAGATAGTGAATAAACTGGTGAGCCCTCTCCCAACAGGAAGTCGATGTCATAATATACAGTTAAGAAAGATAATGGTGGTAACTAGAGTCAAGTCACTCTACACGGCTACAAAATTAGCTTTTTTGTTATAGGTTGAGAAAATGATTAATTTGCCTTAGGAAAACATAGTCTGTTTACAGGACAATATATTCTATTTTCTATTTGGCTGACAGTGTTAGTAGGAGGGAATCTAAATAAACTTTGGTATTGTGCAAACTCTTAATGCTTACATATAATTATTTATTGATTATGGGCAATGAAAGAATGGGAAAAAAGTTGTAATGCTGGATAACTTCACGTACACACATATAGAATGTAAGCCTCTTTAACTTCATATGGTTgtgaaacttggcataagcagaatTCCTGGTCCCTCATGGATATGTATTGCAAATACAAATTGTATTTTGTGGTGACTGTGTTACTTCAGACTTGCGTTAAAATCCGTTGGTTGTGACTTTATTAGGTTGCAGATGTTAATAGGATGAATGGGTTGGTAACAGATCTCCAAATGTTTGCTCTCAAGACGCTTCAGATACCATTACCAGGACGACATCCCCCATCCGCAAGCCTGTCAAATGGGCATCCTAGTCCAGGGTAACTTACTTAATTCATCATTTTCTTTATTTGAAGTGTTCGCCATGCGTGCTGTAGTAATTAACATTGTTCATTGTCTGATGTTAATGATAACCAATGACAACTTATCTTAATATTGTGTAGTTTTGTACCTGTTGGGACTACTTCCATGTCACTTTAGTGGGTCTTACAGTAAGGTGATTGAAAACTTAGTCGCGGAGGATACCTCCTACTAGCAAAATTTTGGTGAGGAAAGATTTAGCTAAATAAGTGCTGCACATTAAGGGTCTCGTTTCGCACTATTATGTTAGTAGTAGTCTGACATCAGGGGTCAAACTTATGGTTCCCATCAAATTTATGTTTAATCCTAATATGGTGTCTATTACTCAGTCGATCTATTAAAACTTTATGTGGTCCGAGTCGTCCGACCCTTAATCATTATTTGAAACTGTAATCGCAATGTTTCATGGTGTTTACCTGCTGAAACAACAGAACTCATGCCATCATCACTGCAACAGAGTTTCCATCACTTGCTTGTAGCTTTTTTTTCTCCAGTGGTGATCTTTTCGTTCGTATGTACATCAACCATTTTGTTTTTTAGCCACGTATAATAGAGCTTTCTTGTTATTCAAGGACCAAGGTGTACATTTGATTTGCAACCATTACATAGAACAAGATCAAACAGCTGATCAGGATTTATATATTTGTGTACTCATAATTGTGTATTGAAGTTGCATTCTAGTGATCTCAACTTATAAATTTGTTATGTGTTTTGCTCTTGGTGTTACAAATGGTCTTTATTCAAGAAAACTTGGTTATGTCTAATTGCTTGGCACATAACCAAACCCTTTGTTATGCAATTTGGTCATTTTGGCCTGTGTGTTTTGgtatcaaatattttttttactctAATCCTCATACCTTTGATTTTTGGCATGTGCTACACTGCTCCTTATCATGGTGTTCGGGTGGATTTGAAATTAAGTATATTGTTGTAACTTGTAAGCATACATTTAGATCCATAATTTTACATCGCTGGTAGTTTTTGTAATGCTATGGCTAGTTCAATTCGTATGTGGTTTGATATGCACAAATATGAAAATATGATGGTAGACTTGCTAGCCCAATTGAATTCAATAGATTTGACATATTACGTTTTGTAGTCCCTTGCTCTTCTGAACTGAAGATTCATAGCAGCTGATAATGCTTGAAATGGTTTATATGTTACAGGACATACAAGACTGTTACTTCATCGACTGACGCGGAGATCAGGAACAGTCCATGAATGGAAGATGTTGGTATATATGAATGGGTGACTGATATACAGGTGCTTGTTTTTTTGAATATAAGGGAATGGGATGAtgcatttttttgttttcatgcCATCAGGGGTGTTTAAAGTTTGTCCCAAACTTTACACAGGCACTTTAGATGTTTTTAAGCTTAGTTACTACCTTTTTGAACTCTCTGGGTGTTATTCTATTGCCCAGATTTCTGATTCAAAAACAATAATCTTACATATATGCAAGTTTCAATGTAAAACTTTGTTATGAATGCAAGTTTCTATTATTAAGTTTAGTTTCTTTTTAATATGAAATGGTGTAAGTTTATGttctgaaaaacctaaggtttttGAGGATACTTAGAATCTAAAATCTGCCGCCGGTTACCGGTTACCGTTTACCGGTGACCAATACCGGCCGAAAAATATTAGTGAGGGTTTGTGAAACCGTCACAAATACAAAAATCCGACAGGCAGCCGTTGCTAGAAAAATTTAGCCGGCAGTGGTAGTACAATTGGTGACGGCCAATAAGCGCCACAATTAGAAATTTTATTGGTGACGGTTGACCAAACCGCCACACAAAGAGGTAAACCGTCACAAAAAACATTCGTGACTCCGGTAGTAACGACGGATTTTGACCGTCGCAAAATTAATTTTTGTGACGTTTTTCTGCTATTTGTGACGGTTTAGTAACCGTCACTAAAATCCCTCTGTTTTGTAGTGTCCCCTACTTCTAAATCAGGATTAgaatcactcatatcacaaatttctcaaaaaccctaactttttcccCGCCAAAACTTCCTCTACTACTTCATTCTAATTCTCCCTCTAGATTATTTCTAAAACCCAACTTATAAATCAATTAACTaatctaactaatttaactaatctaatcatttcaattaaattagaGTTAATCATTGTGGGGACAATTTaaccatttagaaaatatttggTTAATAGGCattttttacttcaaaatgaccttattTCGTTTCATTGTGTATAACCCAATCTAGCCGGGCTACTAAACCAAGATAACAGTATAAAGAAAATGTCAGATTAAAGCGCACAACGGTGGATTCCTTATAACGGTCATGTTTTAAACTACACTATTAAAATGAAAGTTGATCTGTAATACCCTGCACAAATACTCTAGCAGTCCAAGTAAGTTCTCCCGACATTTTATCCACGTACCCAGATTAAAATAACAAACCGTTAACAGAAAGAAACCGAGTACTAGGGAGGGAATTTTAGTCACAACAACATCGGGTTTTgtaaacaacaagttcagattcGCACAGTCTTGGACAACTGTCATGCCTAGTTGCCCACACACTAATCCAAAATCTCCACGGTCCACTTTAGTAACTGCTACAGTAACCGTTGTACAGGTTTAAATACTAAGCTAGTCAGTACTGAGTTGGAACCTTTTAGGAAACAATAAAATACAAGCTAGTTCGGTACTTAAGATAATGGTTAACTTCCGATAGAGCTGGGTGTGTGCACGGAACAGCAATAGAGCTGGATTTTGAAAACAAACTAACAGCACCCAGCATTgttagaaagagagagagagagaggagcgTAGAGTAAACTAAGGTGTGAGGGAGCGTTGTGTGTTTCCATCCATAATGTGTGATGGACAGAGAAAGTAAAAGATAGTAGCATTGAAAAGCAGTGAAAGAGGAGGGGTCACGAAGAACGTCATCTATCGTTAAAAACAGTATGAATGATGATTTACCTCACAAGTCCCTCATCTACTGCTCATAGTCTATGGGATTATTAATATTCTCGTGGATTTCAGACTCCTCTTCATACGCGCGCAGAaaaccaaacttaactaaataaataaacataCAAACAGATGCCCccaaaacaaaaacctaaaaggatcagaaaaataaaaattacaaactccAAAAAGCTCTCTTGACTTTACGATTCCCATCTTTAGTAGTACTTCACATGCACACAGTAGTACCCCCCTTACCCATTTCAACTCGTATCCTTGTTCTATTTCACAGTAGAAATCTGAGATCATTCTTCTGCTACGAATGTCTCTCCGGTCTACAAAGATTTCAAGTAGAAATACAGAGATTACCTTTTACGAAATGATCAATTTGTAAAAAGGGTGGACAATCATCATGATTTTATAAATTCTTACTTCTATATCTACCGGAGATAATAATAAGTTTAGTAGATCGTAGTTTACTGATAGATAGTACTAGTAACCAGTTTCTTAGACGGAGATTGCTGTCGATTTCGTTTATTCAATCTGAGAAGCTTATAACCGTCGCAGACAACTCTATCAAGAATCTGAAATTTTCATTGGATTTAAGTGTGGCTTGAAAGGACAGAATCCAATGTAAATTTCTTCAAGGAATATTGAAACGATTAAGCTGAAACAGTAGTAGTCTCGTGTAAACGAAATCGAACAGTAGTCTTTTTCTGCAATTTCGTAAGCCTTGCTTATCAATAATATGCCGGTTATTGATGataaagaaataagaagaaacgTAGAAGTGACagagaaagataaaaagaatcagtatcaagcatgaagcatcaagaaACTCGCAATCTCAAGTCGGAATCTGCCAAACAGAAAGAAAGACACATCGTTACTTGGACTCAACAGGTCTACtacacctcttcttcttcttccgattCTGATTCTACTGTTTTGTTTTTAGTTCTGAATCAATAGTATTTAGTTCTAATTCGGGTTTTATCTAAATTAAAATGCAGGAAGATGATATCTTAAGGGAGCAGATCAGTATCAATGGAACTGAGAAGTACTATTCAGTGTTTTTATTCATCTTTCCTTCtgatcatttttattttctatgcaTCGGAATTTAACTCTGAGCTATATTTTCCGGTTCAGTTGGGCTATTATTGCAAATAAATTCAAGGATAAAACAACCAGACAGTGTAGAAGAAGGTAAACAAATAATAAACTATCGAAAACGTTCCTTTCTGTTAATCTTAATCATAATCAGTTTAGTGggatttttgaattttataataCCATTGCAGATGGTATACTTACTTGAATTCAGATTTCAAGAAAGGAGGTTGGTCACCAGAGGAAGACATGGTTTTGTGTGAGGTAATTTGGGTTGCAGATAAAGTTCCACTAGCTGTCCATAAACCACCAGATGAAAACATGATCTTCTTGTGTATTATATTCTTCATCATGAATGGGATCTTTTCTTATGGTTGCTTTTTAGTTCTGAAAGCATCTTATGATGTTTCCACATGTTAACATGAGTGTTGCCTTCGTTGTTTCCATCTTTATGAGAAGTGCTAGTGACTGTGCTTTGGTCTTAACTCCAAAGATTTGTGTTCAGGCTCAGAAGATATTTGGCAACAGGTGGACTGAAATTGCAAAGGTAGTTTCAGGCAGGTAAACTATTAAACATTATGTTCAAATCTCCTTTTTTCCAGAGAAAAGCCTCTTGTTAGTGCAGCAGTCTtaaatgaataattttttttgatgCAGAACAGATAATGCAGTGAAGAATCGGTTCACTACCCTGTGCAAGAAACGAGCGAAGCATGAGACAATattgaaagaaaacaaaagtttATGCACCAACCCGAATAATAAGAGGGTTTTATTTCAAAATGGGCTTGTTACAGATGGAACATCTGAATCTACTGCACCTCTGAAGAAGATGAGGTAATATTTCAAGGCAGGAAGCAACTAGCTATGATATTTCATGAATGTCACTTATAATGTGTTCTAATGCAGGACCAACATTTCTGATGTAGCCGAAAATTGCGATCATGAAGGAAGATTACTTGGGTTGTGTGGGACGACAGACGCTCAACAGCTGAGACCACCCTTTGCAGTAATATTTCCAAAGTCTCATGGGGTTGATAACTTGCCAACTCAGCAACATGTCAGCAACACCATTAGCGTAACATCAACAGATGGTAATTTCCAGCTTTTCAAGATCGATTAGATACATCATCCATAGAGAAGGCTAAGGCTGAAACATTGAAAACAGATGTATTAGTAACCGAACTTCAAGTGTTATTATGCCTAAAATTGAAATGAATGAATTCGCATACTGGAAGGAGTTCTGCTGCTTTTTCGTTTCCTCATTGAATATGCTTTAAAAAAAGGAAATTCCCCACTGAATACTTCTCATTTGAcaggttttctttgtttttgttctttttttccctTACCAATATGCTGACTTTGCTGATGCAAAACAGTAGGCAAGAGTAATGGTCAAGCTACATTTCTTAAACGGAACGATCCAAGGATCACGGTTTTAATGCAACAAGCGGAACTGCTCAGCTCGCTTGCAGCAAAAGTCAATTCAGAGGGCAACAATCAAAGTCTTGACAATGCGTGGAAGGTGATGATAGTAAACTGATGTTGCATTTTCTGTAAAGCAACCTAACGAAATCATCCATAGATTTCGAATGGACATTGCCTCTAATAAAAAGTTTATACAATGATAAAGATGAACAGACTTATGCGTGTCTTCTAATGTTTGTCAAATCATTGATTCAGGAACTTCAAGACTTCTTAAACAGAAACCACAAAAGCAATCAACTACAAAGTGAGTTGCCAGACACAGATTTTCACCTAGAAGGCTTGAAGGAATTGATAGAGGACTTGAGAAGTAATACCTTTGGAGGCCACCTACACTGGAGGTAAACAGAATCGTGAACTGTAGCAGTTGCAATATATTTATTAGGCACCATTTTCATCTGTCTGATTTTTACTTTAATATTTAGACAACAAGATTTACACGAGGAGTCTTCAGGCAGTTCTGGAAACAGCACAGAATCAACACTCCAGTCTTCAGCAGGCGAGAAAATTGAACTACCTCAGGGTGAGGTCTGTTCATTATACCAAGCTACTGGTGTTGAGCCACAGTCCATTACATTACTAGAGAGTGATGGTACTGGTGGTGAGGATGGGTTCTTGTGCTCTGGAGTTGCCAATGTTGGGGCAGGTAATAACGCTGATGCAGGTGGTTCGGAAGAATTTCACACTGGGACGGTAGTTACTCAAGGTGATTATTTAAAGCCTTGTACATATTCTCTCAACAGTATTCCAAAGTTTATAATTTTCTTGTCGCTACGAAAAATAAACACTTTGTTCTTAATGCAGTTGGACTCTTAGCGTCCTCTGCTGAGCCAAAAGGAACTGATCAGCTTGTTCCTGCCATGTCAAATGCTGAATTCAGTTCCCCAGTCAAAGTAACCCCACTTTTCCGGTCATTTGGAGCAGCAATTCCAACCCCACTATTTTCTGAAAGTGTAAGTCATCTGATTGTTAAAATTCTCACATCTCCCTTAGCATCCTAAGATGGACTAACATATTAAGCAGAAAATCGcataggaaatgaacgaagaatgaatTAGCTAAACTTTATCAAGTCCAAAATAGAAATGTGTCTTCAATACTGACTTGCGGCATTACCGAGATTTAAGTACTACGTAGCAGTGGGGCATGTCTTTTTATATTTAAGACTATAGTAGGTATTTTCACATCTGAATCGCTCTTCTTCAATCCGAGCTTAACATCGGAATTGCAGTAGTGTTGGACTAGAGTGAGTAAGATGCCACTTAGATCACCTAACTTAGACATTTGAGTAATGGTATCTGCATTTTGTGGCTTACTTGTTTACAGGAGACGCTTTCTATCGGGAGCAAATGTGAATTGTCAAAATCCATTTTTTTGTGCTTCTTAGCTCAGAAGTTTCATTATGATACTAACCGCTCCCTTTTTTCGGTCGTGTATTTTTCAGGAAAGAAATTTCTTACTGAAAACGTTTGGTTCAGCATCATCACCCCCCAACCCAAGTTCAAACCATTCCCAACCACCTCCATGCAAAAGATCCCTCCTCCAAAGTCTCTAATAACCAGTTCCAATTTCTCATACCTATAACCTTTGTGATGGAGAAAAAGTTTAGCTCATCTTCTGAGCACTCAATTTCCCATATACAGTCCTTTTTTAATCTGTTTTCGGTTGAGTTTATTTTTGATGATACGCAGACAATTATTCGCCTGATTTTATCAAAAAGGCGTCTTATGATCTGCATTAACCCTTCAGTCATAGTGTGTTCTGTCTCTGCTAATCAACAGACACACGAACACCTTTCAAAATACTCGCATTGAGTATCAGTGTGTTTTGCCTAATTCTTTTAATCGTTCTAATCTTCCCATCGAAGATGTCTTTCTGGTTTAATTTGTATCCAGATTTCCCGTGATATGATTATGTACATATCAAGCATTATAGAGTCACTAGGTTTTTTAAGAGTGTGACTAATTACAAAAATAGATAGACACCTCCCATTCAATCAAGGGAGAACAAATC
Above is a genomic segment from Papaver somniferum cultivar HN1 chromosome 10, ASM357369v1, whole genome shotgun sequence containing:
- the LOC113318415 gene encoding transcription factor MYB124-like isoform X3, producing the protein MKHQETRNLKSESAKQKERHIVTWTQQEDDILREQISINGTENWAIIANKFKDKTTRQCRRRWYTYLNSDFKKGGWSPEEDMVLCEAQKIFGNRWTEIAKVVSDNAVKNRFTTLCKKRAKHETILKENKSLCTNPNNKRVLFQNGLVTDGTSESTAPLKKMRTNISDVAENCDHEGRLLGLCGTTDAQQLRPPFAVIFPKSHGVDNLPTQQHVSNTISVTSTDVGKSNGQATFLKRNDPRITVLMQQAELLSSLAAKVNSEGNNQSLDNAWKELQDFLNRNHKSNQLQSELPDTDFHLEGLKELIEDLRSNTFGGHLHWRQQDLHEESSGSSGNSTESTLQSSAGEKIELPQGEVCSLYQATGVEPQSITLLESDGTGGEDGFLCSGVANVGAGNNADAGGSEEFHTGTVVTQVGLLASSAEPKGTDQLVPAMSNAEFSSPVKVTPLFRSFGAAIPTPLFSESERNFLLKTFGSASSPPNPSSNHSQPPPCKRSLLQSL
- the LOC113318415 gene encoding transcription factor MYB124-like isoform X2 — its product is MKHQETRNLKSESAKQKERHIVTWTQQEDDILREQISINGTENWAIIANKFKDKTTRQCRRRWYTYLNSDFKKGGWSPEEDMVLCEAQKIFGNRWTEIAKVVSGRTDNAVKNRFTTLCKKRAKHETILKENKSLCTNPNNKRVLFQNGLVTDGTSESTAPLKKMRTNISDVAENCDHEGRLLGLCGTTDAQQLRPPFAVIFPKSHGVDNLPTQQHVSNTISVTSTDGKSNGQATFLKRNDPRITVLMQQAELLSSLAAKVNSEGNNQSLDNAWKELQDFLNRNHKSNQLQSELPDTDFHLEGLKELIEDLRSNTFGGHLHWRQQDLHEESSGSSGNSTESTLQSSAGEKIELPQGEVCSLYQATGVEPQSITLLESDGTGGEDGFLCSGVANVGAGNNADAGGSEEFHTGTVVTQVGLLASSAEPKGTDQLVPAMSNAEFSSPVKVTPLFRSFGAAIPTPLFSESERNFLLKTFGSASSPPNPSSNHSQPPPCKRSLLQSL
- the LOC113317196 gene encoding uncharacterized protein LOC113317196 isoform X3, which translates into the protein MSKVVNTANSLEKTEAIRTPLKKLEEGPSFEYSKDVIEPKILNQITQWKVADVNRMNGLVTDLQMFALKTLQIPLPGRHPPSASLSNGHPSPGTYKTVTSSTDAEIRNSP
- the LOC113317196 gene encoding uncharacterized protein LOC113317196 isoform X1, whose protein sequence is MSKVVNTANSLEKTEVSDRAIRTPLKKLEEGPSFEYSKDVIEPKILNQITQWKVADVNRMNGLVTDLQMFALKTLQIPLPGRHPPSASLSNGHPSPGTYKTVTSSTDAEIRNSP
- the LOC113317196 gene encoding uncharacterized protein LOC113317196 isoform X2, with amino-acid sequence MSKVVNTANSLEKTEVSDRAIRTPLKKLEEGPSFEYSKDVIEPKILNQITQWKISKCLLSRRFRYHYQDDIPHPQACQMGILVQGHTRLLLHRLTRRSGTVHEWKMLVYMNG
- the LOC113318415 gene encoding transcription factor MYB124-like isoform X1; translation: MKHQETRNLKSESAKQKERHIVTWTQQEDDILREQISINGTENWAIIANKFKDKTTRQCRRRWYTYLNSDFKKGGWSPEEDMVLCEAQKIFGNRWTEIAKVVSGRTDNAVKNRFTTLCKKRAKHETILKENKSLCTNPNNKRVLFQNGLVTDGTSESTAPLKKMRTNISDVAENCDHEGRLLGLCGTTDAQQLRPPFAVIFPKSHGVDNLPTQQHVSNTISVTSTDVGKSNGQATFLKRNDPRITVLMQQAELLSSLAAKVNSEGNNQSLDNAWKELQDFLNRNHKSNQLQSELPDTDFHLEGLKELIEDLRSNTFGGHLHWRQQDLHEESSGSSGNSTESTLQSSAGEKIELPQGEVCSLYQATGVEPQSITLLESDGTGGEDGFLCSGVANVGAGNNADAGGSEEFHTGTVVTQVGLLASSAEPKGTDQLVPAMSNAEFSSPVKVTPLFRSFGAAIPTPLFSESERNFLLKTFGSASSPPNPSSNHSQPPPCKRSLLQSL